In the Streptomyces sp. NBC_00525 genome, one interval contains:
- the recX gene encoding recombination regulator RecX, whose protein sequence is MTRRTEWPEDTAGPGPAPTSGAGAGRRSRSRSSDSGSPSSSRAEKGEPRDPVEQARNICLRLLTGTPRTRKQLADALRKREIPDEAAEEVLSRFEDVGLIDDAAFADAWVESRHHGRGLARRALVRELRTKGVAPSVIDEAVGQLDSEQEEQTARELVARKLRSTRGLDRDKRLRRLAGMLARKGYGEGMALRVVRRALEEEGEDTEGLDEPF, encoded by the coding sequence GTGACGCGTCGTACGGAGTGGCCGGAGGACACCGCCGGTCCCGGCCCGGCCCCCACCTCCGGTGCCGGAGCGGGACGCCGTTCCCGCTCGCGGTCCAGTGACAGCGGTTCCCCCTCCTCGTCGAGGGCCGAGAAGGGGGAGCCGCGCGACCCGGTCGAGCAGGCGCGCAACATCTGCCTGCGCCTGCTCACCGGCACGCCGCGCACCCGCAAGCAGCTCGCGGACGCCCTGCGCAAGCGGGAGATCCCGGACGAGGCGGCCGAGGAAGTGCTGTCCCGGTTCGAGGATGTCGGGCTGATCGACGACGCCGCCTTCGCCGACGCCTGGGTGGAGTCCCGTCACCACGGCCGCGGGCTCGCCCGGCGCGCGCTGGTCCGTGAGCTGCGGACCAAGGGGGTGGCCCCCTCGGTGATCGACGAAGCGGTGGGGCAGCTCGATTCGGAGCAGGAGGAGCAGACCGCGCGGGAGCTCGTCGCCCGCAAGCTCCGGTCCACGCGGGGGTTGGACCGGGACAAGCGGCTGCGCCGCCTCGCGGGCATGCTCGCCCGCAAGGGGTACGGCGAGGGCATGGCCCTGCGCGTGGTGCGCCGGGCGCTGGAGGAGGAAGGGGAGGACACGGAGGGGCTGGACGAGCCGTTCTGA
- a CDS encoding DUF6197 family protein, which translates to MPTTALTPDELDAQAARLHDTDAWQQIITGWDRTAPEPAEAPRPAAAGGTSGAPAPVADWRALLSVPVDRLIADTVGSLPPAAPRERPLPGRIGAMLPDRLHVWRRIGRSDVPPSVHLAHARQILTAWGWQNTPYRLRNIRGARCICGAMLTAHRLGYGSAETVDRAGAWLIAELRSQGWTGLIGPWNRYPGRTAADAFALIDATIGRAARAGQ; encoded by the coding sequence ATGCCGACCACCGCCCTCACCCCCGACGAACTCGACGCCCAGGCCGCGCGCCTCCACGACACGGACGCCTGGCAGCAGATCATCACCGGCTGGGACCGGACCGCCCCCGAGCCCGCCGAAGCCCCCCGGCCCGCCGCCGCCGGCGGCACATCGGGCGCACCCGCCCCCGTCGCCGACTGGCGCGCCCTGCTCTCCGTACCGGTGGACCGGCTCATCGCCGACACGGTCGGCTCGCTGCCGCCCGCCGCGCCGCGCGAGCGCCCGCTGCCCGGCCGGATCGGGGCGATGCTGCCCGACCGGCTCCACGTGTGGCGCCGCATCGGGCGGTCCGACGTGCCGCCGTCCGTCCATCTCGCCCATGCCCGTCAGATCCTGACCGCGTGGGGCTGGCAGAACACCCCGTACCGGCTGCGCAACATCCGGGGCGCACGCTGCATCTGTGGTGCCATGCTCACCGCGCACCGGCTGGGTTACGGCTCGGCGGAGACGGTCGACCGGGCCGGGGCCTGGCTGATCGCCGAGCTTCGCTCGCAGGGCTGGACCGGTCTTATCGGCCCCTGGAACCGCTACCCCGGACGCACCGCGGCGGACGCCTTCGCGCTGATCGACGCCACCATCGGCCGCGCGGCCCGAGCCGGTCAGTAG
- a CDS encoding rhodanese-like domain-containing protein, which translates to MSGDRPGIDELLERIRSGYVRLDPQEAWAAFRAGALLVDIRYAELRARDGLIPGALVIERNELEWRLDPRGSHRVPEAVDHDLRVVVICDEGYASSLAADSLHRLGLHRATDLAGGFQAWRAAGLPVRG; encoded by the coding sequence GTGAGCGGCGACCGGCCCGGGATCGACGAGTTGCTGGAGCGGATCAGATCCGGTTATGTACGGCTCGACCCGCAGGAGGCATGGGCGGCGTTCCGAGCGGGCGCCCTGCTGGTGGACATCCGGTACGCGGAACTGCGGGCGCGGGACGGGCTGATTCCGGGCGCGCTGGTCATCGAGCGCAATGAGCTGGAATGGCGGCTGGACCCACGGGGAAGCCACCGTGTCCCGGAGGCGGTGGACCATGATCTGCGGGTGGTGGTGATCTGCGACGAGGGCTACGCGTCGAGCCTGGCAGCCGACTCCCTGCACCGGCTCGGTCTGCACCGGGCGACGGATCTGGCGGGCGGCTTCCAGGCATGGCGCGCGGCGGGCCTGCCGGTCCGGGGCTGA
- a CDS encoding cysteine dioxygenase translates to MRTSAPAPTAAHLLDFVRRVAADTALVASLPLDPEGRTWLRLDGPGGSEAWLIGWPPGTGTGWHDHADSVGAFLTAAGTLREHSLAARLPTEGWKTLELAADLDRTRELTTGQGRAFGRHHVHEVLNESATEHAVSVHAYYPPLPRIRRYSRSGALLRLEQTEGPEDWQ, encoded by the coding sequence ATGCGCACGTCCGCCCCGGCCCCGACCGCGGCGCATCTGCTCGACTTCGTCCGCCGCGTCGCCGCGGACACCGCACTCGTCGCTTCCCTTCCCCTCGATCCCGAGGGCCGGACCTGGCTCCGGCTCGACGGTCCGGGCGGCAGCGAGGCGTGGCTGATCGGCTGGCCGCCGGGCACCGGCACCGGCTGGCACGACCACGCCGACTCGGTCGGCGCCTTCCTCACCGCCGCCGGCACGCTGCGGGAGCACTCCCTCGCGGCCCGGCTGCCCACCGAGGGCTGGAAGACCCTGGAGCTGGCCGCCGACCTCGACCGCACCCGGGAGCTGACCACCGGTCAGGGCCGGGCCTTCGGCCGTCACCACGTCCACGAGGTGCTGAACGAGTCCGCCACGGAGCACGCCGTCTCCGTCCACGCCTACTACCCGCCGCTGCCGCGCATCCGGCGCTACAGCCGCAGCGGCGCGCTGCTCCGCCTGGAGCAGACCGAGGGGCCGGAGGACTGGCAGTGA
- a CDS encoding putative leader peptide gives MTGTDVRLWRRVHMDLLRYAGCVCRPSC, from the coding sequence ATGACCGGCACCGATGTGCGCCTGTGGCGGAGGGTCCATATGGACCTGCTCCGCTATGCGGGCTGCGTGTGTCGTCCGTCCTGCTGA
- a CDS encoding FAD-dependent monooxygenase, translated as MDPVIVVGAGPVGLALSLALAAQGVPSILLDEDPARNETRPARTVVLREDTAAFLERLGCKTLADEGLRWTGWRSVRRKQLVRELPLGEDPDPGSGAPAAPVHVPQHALVRGLRDAVAAQELVRTAGPSRIDTLEQDPAGVTVHTREPGSTWWRGSYLVGCDGARSTVRKLLDIRFPGRTAVERHAVAALRAELPRPGEAVLHRSPPWRTGGAEVTARPLPDDVWRLDWLLPARGELVTPDALVTRVRDTLAGWCGETPPYELLDTGVYTLHHRLARRWRVKRAFLAGDAAHLLGALGTQGLDEGLRDAENLAWKLALAWHDDASDALLDSYQAERRAAVAARLRAADQSLPILRGGGGLRTLVPGSARGHDSLLTDGHLGCGPLGAPPSYALSPLAPPRAEAHTAVGTPPGAPVADVRVMAPDGTAVRLRERLGRGQLLVVLVAPGTGVWDRRHWMRAGVMPRLAEAVEALPAPAELLVAESYPGASAHTVLLVRPDGHLVEAFGGVRPAELFAAADAVRGGTAGTSVRDDRTADVN; from the coding sequence GTGGACCCGGTGATCGTCGTCGGCGCCGGGCCCGTCGGCCTGGCCCTCTCGCTCGCCCTCGCCGCACAGGGCGTGCCGTCCATCCTGCTCGACGAGGACCCGGCCAGGAACGAGACCCGCCCCGCCCGCACGGTCGTCCTGCGCGAGGACACCGCCGCCTTCCTGGAACGCCTCGGCTGCAAGACGCTGGCCGACGAGGGGCTGCGCTGGACCGGCTGGCGGTCCGTGCGGCGCAAGCAGCTGGTGCGCGAGCTGCCGCTCGGCGAGGACCCGGACCCCGGCAGCGGCGCACCGGCCGCCCCCGTCCACGTCCCGCAGCACGCGCTGGTACGCGGCCTGCGGGACGCGGTGGCCGCGCAGGAGCTGGTACGCACGGCGGGGCCGAGCCGCATCGACACGCTGGAGCAGGACCCGGCCGGGGTCACCGTGCACACCAGGGAACCCGGTTCGACCTGGTGGCGGGGGAGCTACCTGGTCGGCTGCGACGGCGCCCGGTCCACCGTGCGCAAACTCCTCGACATCAGGTTTCCCGGCCGCACCGCGGTGGAACGGCACGCCGTGGCCGCGCTGCGCGCCGAGCTGCCCCGGCCCGGCGAGGCCGTCCTGCACCGGTCGCCGCCGTGGCGGACGGGCGGCGCCGAGGTGACCGCCAGGCCGCTGCCGGACGACGTGTGGCGGCTGGACTGGCTGCTGCCCGCGCGCGGCGAGCTGGTCACGCCGGACGCCCTGGTCACCAGGGTCCGGGACACCCTGGCCGGCTGGTGCGGCGAGACGCCCCCGTACGAGTTGCTGGACACCGGCGTCTACACGCTCCACCACCGGCTCGCCCGCCGCTGGCGTGTGAAGCGGGCCTTCCTCGCCGGGGATGCCGCCCATCTCCTCGGCGCGCTGGGCACCCAGGGCCTGGACGAGGGGCTGCGCGACGCGGAGAACCTGGCCTGGAAGCTGGCCCTGGCCTGGCACGACGACGCGTCCGACGCGCTCCTCGACAGCTACCAGGCCGAACGCCGGGCCGCCGTGGCCGCCCGGCTGCGCGCCGCCGACCAGTCGCTGCCGATACTGCGCGGCGGCGGGGGCCTGCGGACCCTCGTACCGGGGAGCGCACGGGGGCACGACTCACTGCTCACGGACGGGCATCTGGGCTGCGGCCCCCTCGGTGCGCCCCCTTCCTACGCCCTGTCCCCCCTTGCGCCCCCGCGCGCCGAGGCGCACACCGCGGTCGGTACGCCCCCCGGTGCGCCGGTGGCCGATGTACGGGTGATGGCGCCCGACGGCACCGCTGTGCGGCTGCGCGAACGGCTGGGGCGCGGGCAGTTGCTGGTGGTGCTCGTGGCGCCGGGGACCGGGGTGTGGGACCGGCGGCACTGGATGCGCGCCGGGGTGATGCCCCGGCTGGCGGAGGCCGTCGAGGCGCTGCCCGCACCGGCCGAGCTGCTGGTGGCCGAGAGCTATCCGGGGGCCTCCGCGCACACGGTGCTGCTGGTCAGGCCGGACGGCCATCTCGTCGAGGCGTTCGGCGGGGTGCGGCCGGCCGAGCTGTTCGCGGCGGCGGACGCGGTGCGCGGCGGCACGGCCGGCACCTCGGTGCGCGACGACCGGACCGCTGACGTCAATTGA
- a CDS encoding amino acid ABC transporter permease: MSSVLYDAQGPRAKRRNVLYTVLFVLAAAAAVWWVYDGLAEKHQLDWVKWKPFFVGTQAWETYIWPGFQNTIKAAFYSLLIALPLGALFGIGRLSDHRWVRVPSGVVVEFFRAIPVLLLMIIANAAYSEYADFDPDTRLLYAVVTGLVLYNASVLAEIVRAGILTLPRGQTDAAKAIGMRKGQTMVFVLLPQAVTAMLPAIVSQLVVIVKDTALGGAVLSYPELLASVRPMSANYGSNTIACFTIIALIYLALNFALTSFASWLERWLRRGKKSTGAVVTNGPGGGPEAVGAPALKTDDGSAA, from the coding sequence ATGAGTTCCGTTCTCTACGACGCGCAGGGGCCCCGCGCCAAGCGGCGCAACGTCCTGTACACCGTGCTGTTCGTGCTGGCCGCCGCGGCGGCGGTGTGGTGGGTGTACGACGGTCTCGCCGAGAAGCATCAGCTCGACTGGGTCAAGTGGAAGCCATTCTTCGTCGGAACCCAGGCGTGGGAGACGTATATCTGGCCGGGCTTCCAGAACACCATCAAGGCGGCGTTCTACTCGCTGCTCATCGCGCTGCCGCTGGGCGCGCTCTTCGGGATCGGGCGGCTCTCGGACCACCGCTGGGTACGCGTGCCGAGCGGTGTGGTCGTGGAGTTCTTCCGCGCCATCCCCGTACTGCTCCTGATGATCATCGCCAACGCCGCGTACTCCGAGTACGCCGACTTCGACCCCGACACCCGTCTGCTGTACGCCGTGGTGACGGGTCTGGTGCTCTACAACGCCTCGGTGCTCGCCGAGATCGTGCGGGCCGGCATCCTGACGCTCCCCCGCGGGCAGACGGACGCCGCCAAGGCGATCGGGATGCGCAAGGGCCAGACGATGGTCTTCGTACTGCTGCCGCAGGCGGTCACCGCCATGCTGCCGGCCATCGTCAGCCAACTCGTGGTGATCGTGAAGGACACCGCCCTGGGCGGTGCCGTCCTCAGCTACCCGGAACTGCTGGCCTCCGTCCGGCCGATGTCCGCGAACTACGGTTCGAACACCATCGCGTGCTTCACGATCATCGCGCTGATCTACCTCGCGCTGAACTTCGCCCTGACGTCCTTCGCGAGCTGGCTGGAGCGGTGGCTGCGGCGCGGGAAGAAGAGCACGGGCGCGGTCGTGACCAACGGGCCGGGGGGCGGTCCGGAGGCAGTCGGTGCGCCGGCGCTCAAGACGGACGACGGAAGCGCCGCCTGA
- a CDS encoding amino acid ABC transporter permease codes for MFDFLDGYDLLGAFWVTVKLTVFSALGSLIWGTLLAGMRVSPVPLMRGFATAYVNVIRNIPLTVIIVFASLGLFQTLQITLGGDGDFKVINFRLAVLAFIVYTASFVCEALRSGINTVPVGQAEAARALGLSFTQVLRLIVLPQAFRSVVNPLSNVLIALTKNTTVAAAIGVAEASYLMKEMVENEAQLLLISGVFVLGFVVLTLPTGLILGWVAKKVAVKR; via the coding sequence GTGTTCGACTTTCTTGATGGTTATGACCTGCTGGGGGCCTTCTGGGTCACGGTGAAACTCACCGTCTTCTCCGCCCTCGGCTCCCTCATATGGGGAACGCTGCTGGCCGGCATGAGGGTCAGCCCGGTCCCCCTGATGCGCGGTTTCGCGACCGCCTACGTGAACGTGATCCGGAACATTCCGCTGACCGTGATCATCGTCTTCGCCTCGCTGGGCCTCTTCCAGACCCTGCAGATCACGCTCGGTGGCGATGGTGACTTCAAGGTCATCAACTTCCGGCTCGCGGTGCTCGCCTTCATCGTCTACACCGCCTCGTTCGTGTGCGAGGCCCTGCGTTCGGGCATCAACACGGTCCCGGTGGGCCAGGCGGAGGCGGCGCGGGCGCTCGGGCTCAGCTTCACCCAGGTGCTGCGGCTGATCGTGCTCCCGCAGGCGTTCCGGTCGGTGGTCAACCCGCTGTCCAACGTGCTCATCGCGCTGACGAAGAACACCACCGTCGCAGCAGCGATCGGGGTCGCCGAAGCCTCGTACCTGATGAAGGAAATGGTCGAGAACGAGGCCCAGCTGCTGCTGATCTCGGGTGTCTTCGTCCTCGGCTTCGTCGTCCTGACCCTCCCGACCGGTCTGATCCTCGGCTGGGTGGCCAAGAAGGTGGCGGTGAAGCGATGA
- a CDS encoding glutamate ABC transporter substrate-binding protein: MQLRKVTAASAAVLALALTATACGSDDKDDAAGSGDGKKITIGIKIDQPGIGLKTPDGKFTGFDVDVATYVAKELGYDAKNIEFKETKSADRETAISRGDVKFIVASYSITDERLQKVDFAGPYLLAHQDILVRADDDSFKKPEDLNNKKLCSVAGSTSAQNVHDKLAPKAQLLEYGGYSECLTGLENKAVDALTTDDSILAGYASQDANKGKFKLAGFKMTNENYGIGLKKGDADLKKKVNDALTKMVEDGSWDKAVEANFGPAGYKNEPAPKIGNVVK; encoded by the coding sequence ATGCAGCTTCGTAAGGTCACCGCCGCCTCGGCCGCCGTGCTCGCTCTCGCCCTCACCGCCACCGCCTGCGGCTCCGACGACAAGGACGACGCGGCCGGCTCCGGCGACGGCAAGAAGATCACCATCGGCATCAAGATCGACCAGCCGGGTATCGGCCTGAAGACCCCGGACGGCAAGTTCACCGGCTTCGACGTCGACGTCGCCACGTACGTCGCCAAGGAGCTCGGCTACGACGCCAAGAACATCGAGTTCAAGGAGACGAAGAGCGCCGACCGCGAGACGGCGATCTCGCGCGGTGACGTCAAGTTCATCGTCGCCTCCTACTCGATCACCGACGAGCGCCTGCAGAAGGTCGACTTCGCCGGTCCGTACCTGCTGGCCCACCAGGACATCCTGGTCCGCGCGGACGACGACTCGTTCAAGAAGCCCGAGGACCTGAACAACAAGAAGCTCTGCTCGGTCGCCGGTTCGACCTCCGCGCAGAACGTCCATGACAAGCTGGCCCCGAAGGCGCAGCTGCTGGAGTACGGCGGCTACTCCGAGTGCCTGACCGGCCTCGAGAACAAGGCCGTCGACGCGCTGACCACGGACGACAGCATCCTGGCCGGCTACGCCTCGCAGGACGCCAACAAGGGCAAGTTCAAGCTGGCCGGCTTCAAGATGACCAACGAGAACTACGGCATCGGCCTGAAGAAGGGCGACGCCGACCTCAAGAAGAAGGTCAACGACGCGCTGACCAAGATGGTCGAGGACGGCTCCTGGGACAAGGCGGTCGAGGCCAACTTCGGTCCGGCCGGCTACAAGAACGAGCCCGCCCCGAAGATCGGCAACGTCGTCAAGTGA
- a CDS encoding amino acid ABC transporter ATP-binding protein, protein MSGVSVTKGAEDAAPAPAGDLVVLSNVNKHFGALHVLQDIDLTIARGEVVVVIGPSGSGKSTLCRTINRLETIDSGSISIDGKPLPDEGRELARLRADVGMVFQSFNLFAHKTVLENVTLGQLKVRKADKKAAEDKARALLDRVGVGTQADKYPSQLSGGQQQRVAIARALAMDPKVMLFDEPTSALDPEMINEVLEVMQQLAREGMTMVVVTHEMGFARSAANRVVFMADGKIVEEATPDQFFSNPRSDRAKDFLSKILHH, encoded by the coding sequence ATGAGCGGAGTTTCAGTGACCAAGGGCGCCGAGGACGCTGCACCCGCGCCCGCCGGCGATCTGGTCGTGCTGAGCAACGTCAACAAGCACTTCGGCGCACTGCATGTGCTCCAGGACATCGACCTGACGATCGCCCGCGGCGAGGTCGTGGTCGTCATCGGGCCGTCCGGGTCCGGGAAGTCCACGCTGTGCCGCACGATCAACCGGCTGGAGACGATCGACTCGGGCTCGATCTCGATCGACGGGAAGCCGCTGCCCGACGAGGGCCGGGAGCTGGCGCGGCTGCGGGCCGATGTCGGCATGGTCTTCCAGTCGTTCAACCTCTTCGCCCACAAGACGGTCCTGGAGAACGTGACGCTCGGCCAGCTGAAGGTCCGCAAGGCGGACAAGAAGGCGGCCGAGGACAAGGCGCGTGCGCTGCTCGACCGGGTGGGCGTCGGCACCCAGGCCGACAAGTACCCCTCCCAGCTGTCCGGCGGCCAGCAGCAGCGCGTGGCGATCGCGCGGGCCCTGGCGATGGACCCGAAGGTCATGCTCTTCGACGAGCCGACCTCGGCGCTCGACCCGGAGATGATCAACGAGGTGCTGGAGGTCATGCAGCAGCTCGCCCGCGAGGGCATGACGATGGTCGTCGTCACCCACGAGATGGGCTTCGCCCGCTCCGCGGCCAACCGGGTCGTCTTCATGGCGGACGGGAAGATCGTCGAAGAGGCCACGCCCGACCAGTTCTTCAGCAACCCGCGCAGCGACCGGGCCAAGGACTTCCTTTCGAAGATCCTTCACCACTGA
- a CDS encoding response regulator transcription factor — MRLLLVEDDNHVAAALSAILARHGFQVVHARSGDEALQALLPTDTEPFGVVLLDLGLPDQDGYEVCGKIRKRSSVPVIMVTARADVRSRIHGLNLGADDYVTKPYDTGELLARIHAVSRRKTSNEDTVSTPAAALRLGHVSIELPTRRVSVDGAEVQLTRKEFDLLALLAQRPGVVFRREQIISEVWRTSWEGTGRTLEVHVASLRSKLRLPALIETVRGVGYRLVSPHA; from the coding sequence ATGAGACTGCTGCTCGTCGAGGACGACAACCATGTCGCCGCCGCCCTGTCCGCGATCCTCGCCCGGCATGGCTTCCAGGTGGTCCACGCACGCAGCGGCGACGAGGCCCTCCAGGCCCTCCTGCCCACCGACACCGAGCCGTTCGGCGTCGTGCTCCTCGACCTCGGGCTGCCCGACCAGGACGGCTACGAGGTGTGCGGCAAGATCCGCAAGCGCAGCTCGGTGCCCGTGATCATGGTGACCGCCCGCGCCGACGTACGCTCCCGCATCCACGGGCTCAACCTCGGCGCCGACGACTACGTGACCAAGCCGTACGACACCGGCGAACTGCTCGCCCGCATCCACGCGGTCAGCCGCCGCAAGACGAGCAACGAGGACACCGTGTCCACCCCCGCCGCCGCACTGCGCCTCGGCCACGTCAGCATCGAGCTGCCGACCCGCCGGGTCAGCGTCGACGGCGCCGAGGTCCAGCTCACCCGCAAGGAGTTCGACCTGCTCGCCCTGCTCGCACAGCGGCCCGGCGTGGTCTTCCGCCGCGAACAGATCATCAGCGAGGTGTGGCGCACCAGCTGGGAGGGAACAGGGCGCACGCTGGAGGTGCACGTCGCCTCGCTGCGCTCCAAACTCCGGCTGCCCGCACTCATCGAGACGGTGCGCGGGGTCGGCTACCGCCTCGTCTCCCCGCACGCGTAA
- a CDS encoding sensor histidine kinase — MRTRLLPLLIVLMASVLLALGFPLAVSVAAAEQQRVVIDRIDDTARFAALAQFITERTNGYDERRRTLQTELETYDSVYGIRAGVFYRDDSAMAKAPASWRLPVEGEGRAAFNEALLGRRSHDPPQVWPWQDGRVVVASPVVRDGDVIAVVVIDSPTGQMRADTLRGWLLVAAGEAIAMLVAVGAAIRLTGWVLLPVKTLDAAAHDIASGRMRSRVVASGGPPELRRLARSFNEMADNVEDVLEQQRAFVADASHQLRNPLAALLLRIELLALELPEGNEEIASVRTEGRRLGQVLDDLLDLALAEHAESDLQLTDIGALTAERVASWRPVAEEKGVRLRAGGPPAVTAWADPIALSSALDAIIDNALKFTPAGEEVDVTVASGSRHVTVVVADGGPGLTDQELERVGDRFWRSSQHQNIQGSGLGLSISRTLLAAGGGSLSYARKEPYGLSVTVSVPRHDPKG; from the coding sequence GTGCGTACCCGGCTGCTTCCGCTGCTCATCGTCCTGATGGCGAGCGTGCTGCTCGCGCTCGGCTTCCCGCTCGCCGTCAGCGTGGCGGCCGCCGAGCAGCAACGCGTCGTGATCGACCGGATCGACGACACGGCCCGCTTCGCCGCACTCGCCCAGTTCATCACCGAGCGCACCAACGGCTACGACGAGCGGCGCCGTACCCTCCAGACCGAACTGGAAACGTACGACTCCGTGTACGGCATCCGGGCCGGCGTCTTCTACCGCGACGACTCCGCCATGGCCAAGGCCCCGGCCTCCTGGCGGCTGCCCGTCGAGGGCGAGGGCCGCGCCGCGTTCAACGAGGCACTGCTCGGCCGCCGCAGCCACGACCCGCCGCAGGTCTGGCCCTGGCAGGACGGCCGCGTGGTCGTAGCCTCGCCCGTCGTACGCGACGGAGACGTCATCGCCGTCGTCGTCATCGACTCGCCGACCGGCCAGATGCGCGCCGACACCCTGCGCGGCTGGCTCCTCGTCGCGGCCGGCGAGGCCATCGCGATGCTGGTCGCCGTAGGCGCCGCCATCCGCCTCACCGGCTGGGTGCTGCTCCCCGTCAAGACCCTGGACGCCGCCGCCCACGACATCGCCAGCGGCCGGATGCGCTCCCGCGTCGTGGCCTCCGGCGGCCCCCCGGAACTCCGGCGGCTGGCCCGCTCGTTCAACGAGATGGCCGACAACGTCGAGGACGTGCTGGAGCAGCAGCGCGCCTTCGTCGCCGACGCCTCCCACCAGCTGCGCAACCCGCTGGCCGCGCTGCTCCTGCGCATCGAACTGCTCGCCCTCGAACTCCCCGAGGGCAACGAGGAGATCGCCTCCGTACGCACCGAGGGCCGCCGCCTCGGACAGGTCCTCGACGACCTGCTCGACCTGGCACTCGCCGAGCACGCCGAGAGCGACCTCCAGCTCACCGACATCGGCGCGCTCACCGCCGAACGGGTCGCGTCCTGGCGCCCGGTCGCCGAGGAGAAGGGCGTCCGGCTGCGCGCCGGAGGGCCGCCCGCCGTCACCGCATGGGCCGACCCCATCGCCCTGTCCAGCGCCCTCGACGCCATCATCGACAACGCCCTCAAGTTCACCCCGGCCGGCGAGGAGGTCGACGTCACTGTCGCCTCCGGCAGCCGGCACGTCACCGTCGTCGTCGCGGACGGCGGTCCCGGCCTCACCGACCAGGAACTCGAACGGGTCGGCGACCGCTTCTGGCGCAGCTCCCAGCACCAGAACATCCAGGGCTCGGGCCTCGGCCTCTCCATCTCCCGGACGCTCCTGGCGGCCGGCGGCGGCTCGCTGTCGTACGCGCGCAAGGAGCCGTACGGACTGAGCGTGACGGTCTCCGTGCCGCGCCACGACCCGAAGGGCTGA
- a CDS encoding TAXI family TRAP transporter solute-binding subunit, with product MLPALSRIGRRRSVRAGAALAVVLGTLLWWLFPLGDPEPKGSLSFSTGVRSGVYQRYGERLKGALAKDLPRVSIKLQTSEGSQQNLARVAAGEADFTIATTDAVATYLRARKPGYERLRGCVRLYDDYIQLVVKRDSDIGSVADLRGRRVAVGQPGSGVKLVADRLMTAAGLDPVEDVTPLSVGIDTMPKLLEEGELDAFFWSGGLPTTAVADLSDRFPVRLVPLEDALIKRLQAAGGPTRYYRSAVMPADAYRKAQQGQAVPTVAVANVLVTTDRTDAAMTEAFTRTVIDSRDRIGREVHAAQLVDLRTAIYTDPLPLHEGAKRYYRSVKP from the coding sequence ATGCTCCCGGCCCTGTCCCGAATCGGCCGGCGCCGCTCCGTCCGGGCGGGCGCCGCTCTCGCCGTCGTGCTCGGCACGCTGCTCTGGTGGCTGTTCCCGCTCGGCGATCCGGAGCCCAAGGGCAGCCTGTCGTTCAGTACGGGGGTGCGCAGCGGCGTCTACCAGCGGTACGGGGAGCGGCTGAAGGGTGCCCTGGCCAAGGATCTTCCCCGCGTGTCGATAAAGCTCCAGACCAGCGAGGGTTCGCAACAGAACCTCGCCAGGGTCGCGGCCGGCGAGGCGGACTTCACCATCGCCACCACCGACGCCGTCGCCACCTATCTGCGTGCCCGCAAGCCCGGCTACGAGCGGCTGCGCGGCTGTGTGCGGCTGTACGACGACTACATACAGCTGGTCGTGAAGCGGGATTCGGACATCGGGAGCGTGGCGGATCTGCGGGGCCGCAGGGTCGCGGTGGGGCAGCCGGGGTCCGGGGTGAAGCTGGTCGCGGACCGGCTGATGACGGCGGCGGGGCTCGACCCCGTCGAGGATGTGACGCCGCTGTCGGTGGGCATCGACACCATGCCGAAGCTGCTGGAGGAGGGCGAGCTCGACGCGTTCTTCTGGTCCGGCGGGCTGCCGACGACGGCGGTGGCCGATCTGTCGGACCGGTTCCCGGTGCGGCTCGTACCGCTGGAGGACGCCCTGATCAAGCGGCTCCAGGCGGCGGGCGGCCCGACGCGCTACTACCGTTCGGCCGTGATGCCGGCCGACGCGTACCGCAAGGCGCAGCAGGGTCAGGCCGTTCCCACGGTGGCGGTCGCCAATGTGCTGGTCACCACGGACCGCACGGACGCGGCGATGACGGAGGCGTTCACCCGTACCGTCATCGACAGCCGGGACCGCATCGGGCGCGAGGTGCACGCGGCCCAGCTGGTGGACCTGCGGACGGCGATCTACACCGATCCGCTTCCGCTGCACGAGGGCGCCAAGCGCTACTACCGCTCGGTCAAGCCGTAA